One genomic region from Eublepharis macularius isolate TG4126 chromosome 18, MPM_Emac_v1.0, whole genome shotgun sequence encodes:
- the EMG1 gene encoding ribosomal RNA small subunit methyltransferase NEP1, translated as MAASARKRPRATEDAAAAEPEARPGPPRATKRRLLVILEGASLETVKVGKTYELLNCDKHKSLLQRSGRDPGSVRPDITHQSLLMLMDSPLNRAGLLQVYIHTEKNVLIEVNPQTRIPRTFDRFCGLMVQLLHKFSVRAADGPQKLLKVIKNPVTDHLPVGCMKIGTSFSAPTVTDVRDLVPTTDPVAIIVGAFAHGSVNVDYAEKTISISNYPLSAALTCAKITTAFEEMWGVV; from the exons ATGGCGGCCTCCGCGAGGAAGCGGCCGAGGGCGACGGAAGACGCCGCCGCCGCGGAGCCCGAAGCGCGGCCGGGCCCTCCGCGGGCGACGAAGCGGCGGCTGCTGGTGATCCTGGAGGGGGCGTCGCTGGAGACCGTGAAG gttgggaaaacgTATGAATTGTTGAACTGCGACAAGCATAAATCATTGCTACAACGCAGTGGCCGGGACCCTGGAAGTGTTCGACCTGACATCACCCATCAA AGCCTCCTGATGCTCATGGACAGTCCTCTGAATCGAGCTGGCCTTCTCCAGGTTTACATCCATACAGAGAAGAACGTCCTAATTGAAGTCAACCCTCAGACGAGAATCCCTCGAACTTTTGATCGTTTCTGTGGCCTTATGG tTCAACTCCTGCATAAATTCAGTGTCAGGGCTGCTGATGGGCCTCAGAAGCTGTTAAAG GTGATTAAAAACCCAGTGACGGATCACCTTCCTGTGGGCTGCATGAAGATAGGCACGTCTTTTTCTGCCCCTACTGTGACAGATGTTCGCGACTTGGTCCCTACTACAGATCCTGTCGCTATCATTGTGGGAGCCTTTGCCCATGGCTCG GTTAACGTGGACTATGCAGAGAAGACTATCTCGATCAGCAACTATCCGCTCTCTGCTGCCTTGACTTGTGCTAAGATCACTACTGCTTTTGAGGAGATGTGGGGAGTGGTGTGA
- the PHB2 gene encoding prohibitin-2 — protein MAQSLKDFAGRLPAGPRGMGTALKLLLGAGAAAYGVRESVFTVDGGQRAIFFNRIGGVQQDTILAEGLHFRIPWFQYPIIYDIRARPRKISSPTGSKDLQMVNISLRVLSRPNAAELPSLYQRLGLDYEERVLPSIVNEVLKSVVAKFNASQLITQRAQVSLLIRRELTERAKDFSLILDDVAITELSFSREYTAAVEAKQVAQQEAQRAQFLVEKAKQEQRQKIVQAEGEATAAKMLGEALGRNPGYIKLRKIRAAQNISKTLAASQNRVYLTADNLVLNLQEESFTR, from the exons ATGGCTCAGAGCCTGAAGGACTTTGCTGGGCGATTGCCTGCTGGCCCTCGTGGAATGGGCACGGCCTTGAAGCTGCTGCTGGGTGCTGGTGCTGCAGCCTATGGCGTCCGGGAATCTGTCTTCACCG TGGACGGTGGCCAAAGAGCAATATTCTTCAACCGTATTGGAGGAGTTCAGCAGGACACCATTCTTGCTGAGGGACTGCATTTCAG AATTCCATGGTTCCAGTACCCAATAATTTACGACATTCGAGCTCGGCCCCGCAAAATCTCCTCACCCACTGGTTCCAAAG ATCTACAGATGGTGAACATCTCCTTGCGTGTCCTGTCACGTCCCAATGCTGCAGAGTTGCCCAGCTTATACCAGCGCCTGGGTCTCGACTATGAAGAAAGGGTCCTACCTTCCATTGTCAATGAAGTTCTCAAAAGTGTGGTAGCAAAGTTCAACGCCTCACAGCTCATTACCCAACGAGCTCAG GTATCTTTGCTGATCCGGCGGGAGCTGACAGAACGGGCCAAAGACTTCAGCCTGATTCTTGATGATGTGGCTATCACAGAGCTGAGCTTCAGCCGCGAGTACACAGCAGCAGTGGAGGCCAAGCAAGTAG CTCAGCAAGAAGCACAGCGGGCCCAGTTTCTAGTCGAGAAGGCCAAGCAGGAGCAGAGGCAGAAGATCGTTCAGGCTGAGGGAGAAGCCACTGCTGCCAAAATG CTTGGTGAAGCCCTCGGCAGGAATCCCGGGTATATCAAGCTGCGCAAGATCCGCGCTGCCCAGAACATCTCCAAGACG CTCGCTGCATCCCAGAACCGTGTTTATCTCACTGCTGACAATTTAGTGTTGAATCTACAGGAGGAGAGTTTTACTAGGTAA